A window of Nocardia arthritidis genomic DNA:
CAGGATGATTCACACCTCGCCGAGCTTCTGACCGCCATTTGCGAACTGCTGGAGGAAGCGACCGGAGTCGCTGATGGCCTTGCCGAGCGATCTGCCGATTCGAAGGCGGTGGCGTGATGAAGCTGCTGCGCAAGCACGACGGCTACTGGATGCCGGATCGGCAACCCGATGCCGACCGGATCCGCGCGTCGTTCCTGTGCGGGCTGGTCACCGAACGCGGTGACGTGCTGGCCAAGTTCCACGCCGATGCCGGGCCGAGCGACGAAATGGAACTCGGGCTGCTCAACGACACAGGCTTGGTCGTCCAGATTTCCATGGACTTCGATGCCGCGGTGACACTGCTCGGTGTCCTCGGTGCTGCGGTTCGCGACGCATCGATCGCGAAGGGTCAGCCGTTGCCGTCCGTCGACGTGGAGCCCCAGCCCTGCGATTGCGCTGACTGCCGGGGTGGTGATCGCTGATGTCGCTGACAGCGTTGCTGGTTTCCGCGGGCGCGATCGGTGCCGTGGGTGTGATGGCGAAATGGCGTCGCCTCGGAGCTGGTCGACGGCCGATCACCGTTGACGACATCGTTGCCGATGCTTCGGACGAATTACGCACGGCGGTAAGGATTTTCGCCGATCCGATGAACACTAACGTCATGCTTTCGGCTCTCGACTTGGGGTCGTGGGACGGCGGGTTCCCCCATATAGGTGGTTACGACTACGACGACCACGGCTTGTATGTCGACATTCTGATGCTTGGCGGTCAGTCGTTGAAGGACTGGACCAGCGAGGAGACCTTGGCGAAATTCGCGACGTATCTCCAGGTGCCTCGGGTGACGGCGTCGTCGCCTGAGCCGAGCTGGGTCCGTCTCCAGGTGCGGGTGTATGACACCCTCGCTGTCCCGACATCGGCGTCGGGCACGGTTCACAACGGGGTGGACCTGGAGGCGGTTCCGGTCGGCCGCACCGAATCCGGCGCCCTGTGGCTGCTGCGTGTCCTGTACGCCCACATCCTTCTTGCCGGTGCTACCGGGTCCGGTAAGGGCGGGGTGTTGTGGTCGCTGATCGCCGGACTCGGCCCCGCGATCAAAGCGGGTCTGGTGGATGTGTGGGTGGCAGATCCCAAGGGTGGCATGGAATTCGGGCTGGGCCGGAAACTGTGGGTGCGGTTTTCCTACGACGCGGACGGCATCCTGGCCATGCTCGCCGAAGCCGTGAAACTCATGCAGGAGCGGGCCGCGAGGTTGCGGGAAGCCGGTGTGCGCAAACACATCCCCACCGCCGAGGAGCCGCTGATCGTGATCATCATCGACGAAGCCGCCGCGCTGTCGGCGTATGCGACCCGCGAACAACGGCTGGAGTTCGACCGGCTGACCGGGCTGCTGCTGTCCCAAGGCCGTGCGGTCGGGGTGAGTGTCATTGCGGCGCTGCAAGATCCGTCGAAGGAGACGATGCCCAACCGGCAGCTGTTCCCGGTAAGGGTCGGGCTGCGCCTGGATGAGAAGACCCAGACAGTCATGGTGCACGGTCAAGGCGCGCCAGATCGCGGCGCCCTGTGCCACGAGATCAGCGAACACACACCCGGTGTCGGCTACGTCGGTGAGGACGGCACCACCGAGTTCGTGCGGGTGCGAGCGTTCCTGGTCTCCGACATCGACATTGACGCCCTGGTCGACATGTATGCCCCCGATCAGGGCGTCGACTACCGCCCGCAGGCCGATTACAGCGATTTCGATCCCGATGACCTCGGCGACAACGACGGAGAGATGGGGATGGCGGCATGAATAGGGTGCGGATCTCGGTGCGGTTGTCCGGTGTCCCGGCCGATGTCGAGTCGATGGTGGACGAGCTGCGAGCGGTGTTGGCCGACAAGTTCGGTGCCGATTGTTTCGGGTCGCATCAGGGCCGCGTCTACCGCAGTCCCGGCGGTGATGCGTGGTTCTTCGCCGACCTCACCCCGCCCGCGGCCGACGACCCGGATATGGGGGTGGCGGCGTGAAACGAGGCTTCGTGACCGAATCGCATGTGGTGATCTACTGCGACTTCTGCGGTGAGCACTACACCGAAAACGGTTCGGAATCTATCTGTTTCGACTCCACCCACCAGGCCGTGACCTACCTCAACGCCCGCTCGGCGGCGGTGGGCTGGCTCTACGACGGCGACAAGGTGTGGTGCGACGGCTGCCGCGCCGCCGACACCTGCGTCCGTAACGGCCACACCTACCCGCAGCACGCCCCGCGCCTGTACGGCTTCGCTGCGTGTCCCCGGTTCTGCACCCGGTGCGGCTTCCCCGAATCCACCTCGGAAATCAAGGAAATCTCATGAGTATCAACGACTTCGACCGCAACGACTTCGACGACTTCGATGAGCTCGACGCGGTCGTGATCGACCTGTTCACCCGCCGCCGCTTCCAGCTCGAACGCGCCGGCGCCGATTCGATGGAGATCGCTGCGTGTCTGTTCGCCGAAACCGGCGAAAACCCTGAATGGGACTGCGGATACGACGACGGAGGGGACTGGGTCGCATGAAAACCCGGCAATACGGCGTCAAGATCGGCCGCAATATTCGTCCGCTTCCCAACGCCCGCAACGCCACCGACGCCGCTATCTGCGCAAGTCGCCACGGCGGTACCGGAGAGGCGAAAGCCATTGTGGTGTACCGGAACTCCGACCGCGACCTGTGGCGCACCTGGCGCGGCGACCAGCAGGTCCCTACTCAACTCGACCTCGATCTATCGCCTCGACGGGAGGACCGACTATGACCACCAAACCCGACCGGAGCCACGGCCACGACGTGACCGACGCTATCGGCATGATCGGCGTTCACCTGATGGTCCTGCTGATCAAACTTGTTGCGGTACTTGTTGTTTGGGTTGTTTTGTTTCCGATGGTCTCGGTGCCGGTCGCTGCGGCCGTGGTCGTTGGGGTGCTGGTTGGTTGGGGTGCTGGTGTCGCGGTCGGCGGGGTGTGGGTCGCGGGGATGGTGCTGTGGCGAGTGCGGAGTCCGCAGACCTTCGAGCGATTCCTCACCGCGCGGGCGCGGTCCCGGTTCCTGCGCTGGTGGCGTTACACACGCCGCTGGGACAAGCTCATGGATGCCTGCGGGCTCGCGATAACTCGCGACGACATCACCCGTACCCCGGTCCTGACCGTGGCCCGGATCGGGGACGTGGTCGACCGGTTGCGGGTGCGGATGCTGGCCGGGCAATGCCCCGATGACTACGACAACCGCACTGATCGGCTCGCGCACGCCTTCGGCGCCCTGGAGTGCCGCGCCAGCATTGTCGGCCCCGGAACCGTGGAACTGGTGATGCGCCACGGTGATTCACTCGCCGAGACCATCGCCCTACCCGAAATCGGTGGTGGGCGTTGGATCAAGGACGCCGCATGAGCGCGCCCAACACCGAGGACGGCCGGACCGAGACCCTGGTGTCCGGTCCGGCCGCCCCGGCCCGCCAGACCGCGGCCGAGCGTCGGGCCCTGCCGAACCTGTACGAGATCGCCCAAGCCGCCGCCGAGAAGTACGAGGTGTGCCAGCGCCCGATCCCGATGCGGGTGGAAGACCCCCGGACCGGGACCGTCACCTACGAAGCCGCTCCCTGCAAATCGACGATCGAATCGGTGTGCCCGGCCTGCGCCAAAGCCAACCGAGCCTTGCGGATCGCACAGTGCCGGGAAGGTTGGCACCTCGAAGCCGAACCCGACAGCGACAAAAACGATCCGACTCCGGCGCAGCTCGAATTGCTCACCGCGAGAGCCGATCTCGCCGACCAATACCGGCAGGCCCTCGCCGACCAGGACAACGATCTCGCCGAGAGCATTCGGCAACGGGTGATGGAGCTGGACCGGGAGCTGCGCGAGACCGGGCTGCGTGGCCGTCTCCCGGCCTTGGACGCCACCGGGAAGGATCGGCGTCGACGCTCGACCCGGCGGCGCCAGGACGTCCCGAACCTGCCGCGCCGCAAGGTCGCCAAAACCACTGTCGGGAAAGTGTTCGCGGGCCGGTTCCAACCCTCGATGTTCGTCACGCTGACCATGCCGTCCTACGGGCGCATCCACCGCGACAACATCGTCGACGCGACCGGTAAGCCGTGTTCGGATGGTTCGCCGGTGAACCCGGACAGCTACGACTACACCACCGCAGCGCGGGACATCGTGTTCTTCTCCAAGCTGGTCGACCGCTGGATTCAGAACCTGCGCCGCGCGGTCGGCTGGGACGTGCAGTACTTCGCCACTGTCGAACCCCAGAAGCGCGGTGCCCCGCACCTGCACATCCTGATCCGTGGCGCGATTTCCCGCGAGATCCTGCGGCAGGTCACCGCGGCGACCTACCACCAGGTGTGGTGGCCCCACTTCAATCCGGACAACCGCGTCTACAGCGGTGCGCACCAGCCGGTGTGGGACCACAAGCGCGCCACCTTCGTCGACCCGGACTCCGGACGGCCGCTGACCTATTGGGATGACGCCCTGGACGTCCTCGACAGCATCGACAACCTGACCCCGGCGCACACGGTGCGGTTCGGCGAGCAGATGGACCGCAAGCACATCACAGGTGTGCTCGCCGGTACGGAAAAGGCCGGCCGCACTATCGGCTACGTCACCAAGTACCTGGTGAAGTCCATCTCCGAAATCGTTGAACCGCAATCGGATCAGGCCGCCGAACACTACGACCGGCTCCACGCCGAACTCCGGCACGTGCCATGCTCGCCCCGCTGCGCGGTGTGGCTCGAATACGGCATCGTCCCCCAGGGCGCCACCGACAAGACCGTCCCCGGCCGCTGCAAGGGCAAAGCCCACCGCCGAGACACCCTCGGCCTGCCCGGCCGCCGCGTCCTCGTCTCCCGCCGCTGGTCGAACAAGACCCTGCCGGACCACAAGGCAGACCGTGCCGAATTTGTTCGGCAACTACTCGCCGCGGTCGGCATCGAAAAGCCGGATACCTCGCACTTGAAGGTGACCCCGGTCGAGCCCGGAGACAAGTCCAGGCCCTTGCGCGAGCACCTGATCATGGGCGCCATCGCCAAACGCACCGTATGGCGCGCGGAATACCTGAGAGCCCGGCTGGCCGCCGACCCACCAGAGCCACCAGAAACTTCGGCAATTCCAACAGCGGCGTAGAAGGGAGATGGGTTATGTCGCAGTTGCTCACCGAAGAGGAAGTTCGCAAGCGGATTCCGATCGGGCACAGCAAGTATTACGAGTTGATCGGTTCGGGGGAGTTGCGGTCGGTGAAGATCGGGCGTCGGCGGTTCGTGACGGAAAGAGCTGTGGCCGAATATATTTCGCGACTCGACGGCGGTGACGGTGAGTAGGCAGCAGCTCCCACCGCAGATCAAGAAGTTGTCGGTCCTGGATCGTGGCACCGGTAAGCAGGTAGTCCGTTATCAGTTGATCGCGGACGCGGGCCGCAATCCGCAAACCGGAAAGCGCCAGCAGGTCCGACGGCGATTCGCGACCGAGCGGGAAGCGCGAAAAGCGTTGGCGGACATTACCGGTGATGTTGAATCCGACAACTTTGTCGCGCGGAACGATGTCACGGTCGAACAGGTCTGCGTGGAATGGATCGAAAGCCTGCACTGGGCGCGAAAGACCACGATCGCGGGCTACGAATACAACCTGGCTCCGTGGCGGGAACAGCACGGTCCTTTGCTGGTGCAGAAGTTCAACCGCAGGCAGCTGGACGAACTCGTCCGGAAGCTGAAGAAGGGCGGCACCACAACGGCGAAAGGAAAGGTGCGCCGACCGTGGGCAAACCGCTCCTTGAAACGGACGGTCGAGACCATCTCGATGGTGCTGGACTACGCGAAGGAACGAAAACTGGTGTCGCACAATGTCGCTAAAGCGGTGAAGCCGAAGAAGGGCAAGACATCGAAGCCCAAACCCTTTACGCCGGAGGAAGTCGTCCGGGTGCTCGGTGGCCTGGACGGTGACCGGGACGAGCACGCCTGGCATCTGGCGTTGAGGGGCTTGCGCCGCAGCGAGGTCGGTGGGTTGCGCTGGCCTGGAGTCGATTTCGAGAACAAGACGCTCGATGTCGAGATCGGCCGGGCCTCCGCGGGTGGTAAGGCGGTGGAGGACGATCCGAAGACCGATGCATCGATCCGGACGTTGCCGCTCGACAACGAGATGGTGGAGGTGCTGCGCCGGGCTCATCGCCGCCAGGCCGCAGACAAGCTGCAACTGGGGGATGCCTACGACGACAAGGGCTACGTCGTGTGCAACGAGGACGGCACCCCCTATCATCCGGATACCCTGACTCACCGCTGGGCGACGATGCTGAAAAGGGTTGGCGTGCGGCACATCCGATTGCATGATGCTCGTCACACCTGCGGCACGATCATGCACCTGCGCAAGGTGCCCCTGGCGGTGATCGCCGCGTGGCTCGGTCACGCCGACGCGAGCGTGACAGCGAGGATCTACACCCACTCCCAGGATGAGGCCATGGCCGACGCCGCGAAGGTTTACGGGGGAGTTGTGACAACCAGTGACACTCAGGCTGGTTGAACCCTTGGTACAGAAGAAGGCTCCGACCAGGAACGTGCTGGTCGGAGCCTTCTCGATGACGTGCCCTCGGCAGGATTCGAACCTGCGGCCTTCTGCTCCGGAGGCAGACGCTCTATCCCCTGAGCTACGAGGGCGGGATAGGTCGATCGGCGGCTGGGGGCTGCCGGTCGGGCGGGGCCAAGCGTATCGCATTGGCGGCTGTGCGCCAAAAATGCGAGGCGGGGGTCGGATTTCGGTTAGTTGGGGAGTGGTTTGGCGTTGCGTGCGGTGAGCATGGTGGTGATGAGTTCGGCCTCGCTTTGCTGGGCTTGTGCCATGGAGTCGGCGAGGGTGCGGATTTCGGTGGTGGCGGCGTATTGGGCGGCGTAGCGCATCATGGGTTGCCCGCCTTGGTGGTGGCGCAGCATCAGTTGCAGGAACATGGTGTCGAGTTGGGCGCCGGTGGCTTTGCGCAGTGCGGCCAGTTCGTTTTCGCCGGCCATGCCGGGCATGGTCGTCACCGGTCCGGTCATGCCGTGGTTGCCGCCGGTGTGGTCGTGGGTGGGTTGTTCGGTCATCCAGCCCATATGTCCGTTGACGCCCTGTTCGGGTTGTCCCCAGGTTTGCAGCCAGCCCTGCATGCGGCCGATCTGGCTTTCCTGGCTGGTCATGATGTCGTAGGCGATGCGGCGCACGTCGTTGTCGGTGGAGCCGATGAGCGCGATCCCGGCCATTTCGACGGCTTGGGCGTGGTGGGCGGCCATATCTTGGGCGAAGCCGATGTCGACGCTGTTCGGTGCGGGTGTCGCGGGGCGGTCGAGCGGTTGCCGGGCGAGGAGGCCGACGGCGAATCCGATCAGCAGCAGTCCGATTGCGCCGAGTACGAACAGTGCGGTGCGCTGTCCACGCACGGCGCCGGTTTCCGGCTCGTCCATGTCAGCGGCCCGGCGGTGGCGGAAGTCCCGGAATCCCCGGCGGCAGGCCGCCCATCGCGGATTCGTCGGTGTCTTTGTTCGCGCCCTTTCCGTCCATCTGCACCGCGTCGGGTCCGGGTGGGGTCGGGTCGAACGGCGGCGGGTTGTCGGTGTCGAAGGCGGGTGTCGAGCAGACCGCGTCGCGTTCGGGATAGGTGTACGGGTTGCGGCGCAGCGCGGTGAGGAATTCATCGATGCGCTTATCGCCGGGATCGTTCAGCTTCAGCTGATGTCCCCACGACTGCAACGAGATCGGGGTGTCCAGGCCGGGATATGGCGACATCAGCGTGTACTGCTGACCGGAGACCTTCTGTTTCAGCGCGTCGACGCCCGCCGCGTCCATCTTGTCGGGGTTGTAGGTGATCCACACCGCACCGTGTTCCAGTGAATGCACCGCATTCTCGGTGCGGATCGCCTTGGGGTAGACGATGCCGGTGCAGGTGGCCCACGCGAAGTCGTGCGGACCGCCGAAGGGCGGCTTCTGGTCGTAGTTGACCCGCTGGGTCGCGCTGACGTGATAGCCCTGCTCGTATTTTTTCTTGACCACGCCCGGTATCTGATCCGACGGATCTTGTTTCTGCGCGCTCGGCGTGAACTTCTCCTCGTCGGCCCGGTGCTGGTACTTCGGGACCAGGCTGTAGGCGAGCGCCCCGACCAATGCGATGATCAATACGGCGGCACCGACGGCCGGCCATGGAATTCGGCGCTTCTCCGGAAGTTGCCCCTTGACCTTGCCCCGTTTGCGGGACGACGACGATTTCGCTGCGGCCCGGACGGCCTTGGCCGATTTGGCACTGGTCCTGCTCGGCATCGCTCGTTGTGCTCTCTTCGACGTGCTTTTCGCTGCGCGGGCGGGTTGCCCCACCGGTGCCCACCCGTGGTGTACACCTGCCCAGACCATAGGATAGAGACTCGTGACTCCAGCTGACCTTGCAGATCTCCTTCGCTCGACCGCTGCGAAGGTGCTTGTTGAACGTGGATTGGACGCTTCGGTCCTCCCCGAGCAGGTCAGCGTGGAGCGTCCCCGTAATCCGGAACATGGCGACTACGCCACGAATTTGGCGCTTCAAGTCGGTAAGAAGGCGGGCGCCAACCCGCGCGAGTTCGCGACCTGGCTGGCGGATGCGCTGTCGGCGGCGGAGTCGATCGATACGGCCGAGGTCGCCGGTCCCGGTTTTCTGAACATTCGCCTGGCCAAGGATGCGCAGGGCGCGATCCTGCGTCAGGTGATCGATGCGGGCGAGCGGTTCGGTTCGACGGATGCGCTGCGGGGGATGAACATCAACCTGGAGTTCGTCTCGGCCAATCCGACGGGCCCGGTGCATCTCGGCGGCACCAGGTGGGCCGCGGTCGGCGATGCGCTCGGCCGGATCCTGGCCACGCAGGGCGCCGATGTGGTGCGCGAGTACTACTTCAACGATCACGGCGCGCAGATCGACCGGTTCGCCCGGTCCCTGGTCGCCGCCGCGACGGGTCAGCCGACCCCGGAGGACGGCTACGCGGGCGCCTATATCGGTGAGATCGCGGGGCAGATCGTCGCGCGGCATCCGCAGGCGCCGTCGCTGCCGGAGGCGGAGCGGGTGGAGCTGTTCCGTGCCGAGGGCGTCGAGCTGATGTTCGCCCAGATCAAGCAGTCGCTGCACGAGTTCGGCACCGATTTCGACGTGTACTTCAACGAGAGTTCGCTGTTCGAATCCGGTGCGGTGGATCGCGCGGTCACCAAGCTCAAGGATTCCGGCAATCTGTACGAGAGCGACGGAGCCTGGTGGATCAAGAGCTCCGACTTCGGCGACGAGAAGGATCGCGTCGTCATCAAGAAGGACGGCAACGCCGCATACGTCGCCGGTGATATCGCCTACTACCAGGACAAGCGGGCGCGGGGCGCCGACCTGTGCATCTACATGCTGGGCGCGGACCATCACGGCTACATCGGCAGGTTGAAGGCGATCGCCGCCACCTCCGGCGATGATCCGGCGACCGTCGAGGTGCTCATCGGCCAGATGGTGAATCTAGTGAAAGACGGTGTGGCCGTTCGTATGTCGAAGCGCGCGGGCACAGTCGTCACGTTGGAGGATCTGGTCGAGGCGATCGGTGTCGACGCGGCGCGCTATGTGCTGGTTCGCTCGTCGGTGAACGCGAGCATCGATATCGATCTCGGCCTGTGGACCAAGCAGAGCAACGAAAACCCGGTCTATTACGTGC
This region includes:
- a CDS encoding FtsK/SpoIIIE domain-containing protein, whose amino-acid sequence is MLVSAGAIGAVGVMAKWRRLGAGRRPITVDDIVADASDELRTAVRIFADPMNTNVMLSALDLGSWDGGFPHIGGYDYDDHGLYVDILMLGGQSLKDWTSEETLAKFATYLQVPRVTASSPEPSWVRLQVRVYDTLAVPTSASGTVHNGVDLEAVPVGRTESGALWLLRVLYAHILLAGATGSGKGGVLWSLIAGLGPAIKAGLVDVWVADPKGGMEFGLGRKLWVRFSYDADGILAMLAEAVKLMQERAARLREAGVRKHIPTAEEPLIVIIIDEAAALSAYATREQRLEFDRLTGLLLSQGRAVGVSVIAALQDPSKETMPNRQLFPVRVGLRLDEKTQTVMVHGQGAPDRGALCHEISEHTPGVGYVGEDGTTEFVRVRAFLVSDIDIDALVDMYAPDQGVDYRPQADYSDFDPDDLGDNDGEMGMAA
- a CDS encoding helitron helicase-like domain-containing protein, with the protein product MSAPNTEDGRTETLVSGPAAPARQTAAERRALPNLYEIAQAAAEKYEVCQRPIPMRVEDPRTGTVTYEAAPCKSTIESVCPACAKANRALRIAQCREGWHLEAEPDSDKNDPTPAQLELLTARADLADQYRQALADQDNDLAESIRQRVMELDRELRETGLRGRLPALDATGKDRRRRSTRRRQDVPNLPRRKVAKTTVGKVFAGRFQPSMFVTLTMPSYGRIHRDNIVDATGKPCSDGSPVNPDSYDYTTAARDIVFFSKLVDRWIQNLRRAVGWDVQYFATVEPQKRGAPHLHILIRGAISREILRQVTAATYHQVWWPHFNPDNRVYSGAHQPVWDHKRATFVDPDSGRPLTYWDDALDVLDSIDNLTPAHTVRFGEQMDRKHITGVLAGTEKAGRTIGYVTKYLVKSISEIVEPQSDQAAEHYDRLHAELRHVPCSPRCAVWLEYGIVPQGATDKTVPGRCKGKAHRRDTLGLPGRRVLVSRRWSNKTLPDHKADRAEFVRQLLAAVGIEKPDTSHLKVTPVEPGDKSRPLREHLIMGAIAKRTVWRAEYLRARLAADPPEPPETSAIPTAA
- a CDS encoding helix-turn-helix domain-containing protein, which translates into the protein MSQLLTEEEVRKRIPIGHSKYYELIGSGELRSVKIGRRRFVTERAVAEYISRLDGGDGE
- a CDS encoding tyrosine-type recombinase/integrase → MSRQQLPPQIKKLSVLDRGTGKQVVRYQLIADAGRNPQTGKRQQVRRRFATEREARKALADITGDVESDNFVARNDVTVEQVCVEWIESLHWARKTTIAGYEYNLAPWREQHGPLLVQKFNRRQLDELVRKLKKGGTTTAKGKVRRPWANRSLKRTVETISMVLDYAKERKLVSHNVAKAVKPKKGKTSKPKPFTPEEVVRVLGGLDGDRDEHAWHLALRGLRRSEVGGLRWPGVDFENKTLDVEIGRASAGGKAVEDDPKTDASIRTLPLDNEMVEVLRRAHRRQAADKLQLGDAYDDKGYVVCNEDGTPYHPDTLTHRWATMLKRVGVRHIRLHDARHTCGTIMHLRKVPLAVIAAWLGHADASVTARIYTHSQDEAMADAAKVYGGVVTTSDTQAG
- a CDS encoding DUF305 domain-containing protein, whose product is MDEPETGAVRGQRTALFVLGAIGLLLIGFAVGLLARQPLDRPATPAPNSVDIGFAQDMAAHHAQAVEMAGIALIGSTDNDVRRIAYDIMTSQESQIGRMQGWLQTWGQPEQGVNGHMGWMTEQPTHDHTGGNHGMTGPVTTMPGMAGENELAALRKATGAQLDTMFLQLMLRHHQGGQPMMRYAAQYAATTEIRTLADSMAQAQQSEAELITTMLTARNAKPLPN
- a CDS encoding DUF3105 domain-containing protein → MPSRTSAKSAKAVRAAAKSSSSRKRGKVKGQLPEKRRIPWPAVGAAVLIIALVGALAYSLVPKYQHRADEEKFTPSAQKQDPSDQIPGVVKKKYEQGYHVSATQRVNYDQKPPFGGPHDFAWATCTGIVYPKAIRTENAVHSLEHGAVWITYNPDKMDAAGVDALKQKVSGQQYTLMSPYPGLDTPISLQSWGHQLKLNDPGDKRIDEFLTALRRNPYTYPERDAVCSTPAFDTDNPPPFDPTPPGPDAVQMDGKGANKDTDESAMGGLPPGIPGLPPPPGR
- the argS gene encoding arginine--tRNA ligase produces the protein MTPADLADLLRSTAAKVLVERGLDASVLPEQVSVERPRNPEHGDYATNLALQVGKKAGANPREFATWLADALSAAESIDTAEVAGPGFLNIRLAKDAQGAILRQVIDAGERFGSTDALRGMNINLEFVSANPTGPVHLGGTRWAAVGDALGRILATQGADVVREYYFNDHGAQIDRFARSLVAAATGQPTPEDGYAGAYIGEIAGQIVARHPQAPSLPEAERVELFRAEGVELMFAQIKQSLHEFGTDFDVYFNESSLFESGAVDRAVTKLKDSGNLYESDGAWWIKSSDFGDEKDRVVIKKDGNAAYVAGDIAYYQDKRARGADLCIYMLGADHHGYIGRLKAIAATSGDDPATVEVLIGQMVNLVKDGVAVRMSKRAGTVVTLEDLVEAIGVDAARYVLVRSSVNASIDIDLGLWTKQSNENPVYYVQYAHARTSAVARNAAEFEFDGVAPDFGLLTADEEGALIRTLGEYPAIVAGAATLREPHRVARYLEELAGAYHRFQTNKNLRILPQGDEPVAPVNAARLVLVNATRQVLANGLGLLGVSAPERM